A single window of Entomoplasma ellychniae DNA harbors:
- a CDS encoding Nif3-like dinuclear metal center hexameric protein, whose translation MQLIKLAKYLEKKFPSNKAGEWDKVGFQLFDKKMINFEQEISNIFITLDLTSGSFEEIKKTKPNFIITRHPFIFKELDKEKKNPFKKEVIKYLKNNNVLVFSIHTNYDYCAYQTFIEIACSDFEVKKIEKPNSQKDFLEIKFKKSINQNELIKKLKKTFETDDIQISKNIVMQELIDNIYINQGSGASSISNNSLSDCTFVTGEAKWSDWIYANDNNVKLITVGHYMENYFIQDLNKKLSDNFKDLKIKSYDITNQYKKYKEN comes from the coding sequence ATGCAATTAATAAAATTAGCTAAATATTTAGAAAAAAAGTTTCCTTCAAATAAAGCTGGAGAATGAGATAAAGTAGGGTTTCAGTTATTTGATAAAAAAATGATTAATTTTGAACAAGAAATTTCCAATATTTTTATTACCTTGGACTTAACATCAGGTTCTTTTGAAGAAATTAAAAAAACTAAACCTAATTTTATAATCACAAGACATCCATTTATATTTAAAGAATTAGATAAAGAAAAAAAGAACCCTTTTAAAAAAGAGGTTATTAAATATTTAAAAAATAATAATGTATTGGTTTTTTCTATTCACACAAATTATGATTATTGTGCCTATCAAACTTTTATAGAAATTGCATGTAGTGATTTTGAAGTTAAAAAAATAGAAAAACCTAATTCACAAAAAGATTTTTTAGAAATTAAATTTAAAAAAAGTATCAACCAAAATGAGTTAATAAAAAAACTTAAAAAAACTTTTGAAACTGATGATATTCAAATAAGCAAAAATATTGTTATGCAAGAACTCATTGATAATATATATATTAATCAAGGAAGCGGTGCATCATCTATATCAAATAATAGTTTATCTGACTGCACATTTGTAACTGGAGAAGCCAAATGAAGTGATTGAATTTATGCTAATGACAATAATGTTAAGTTAATAACTGTGGGTCATTATATGGAAAATTACTTTATTCAAGATTTAAATAAAAAACTATCAGATAATTTTAAAGATTTAAAAATAAAAAGTTATGATATAACTAATCAATATAAAAAGTACAAGGAGAATTAA
- a CDS encoding tRNA (adenine(22)-N(1))-methyltransferase: protein MLSKRLSKVADLINDCNNVADIGTDHAYLPIFLVQNSKAKCAFAIDVNSEPLAEALKNIQLANLTNKITTIKSNGFDFINNKDISLDVVTICGLGSPTIVNILSSWKKPQGQIIVCSNTEVSPIRQWAFKNNFEILFEDFFVDQKKHYWLLQISTEFKSSILKKDLLLGNKNYFINNQNYLFYLNNEINKYKSILLKLNKKNHSEQYKKTVKKIKLIEGYVNAINKIS from the coding sequence ATGTTAAGTAAAAGATTGAGTAAGGTGGCAGATTTAATTAATGACTGTAATAATGTTGCAGATATTGGAACTGATCATGCTTATTTACCCATTTTTTTAGTGCAAAACAGTAAAGCTAAGTGTGCATTTGCAATTGATGTAAATAGCGAACCATTAGCAGAAGCTTTAAAAAACATTCAATTAGCAAACTTAACAAATAAAATAACAACAATCAAAAGTAACGGATTTGATTTTATAAATAATAAAGATATTAGTTTAGATGTAGTTACAATTTGTGGATTAGGCTCTCCTACCATAGTTAATATTTTGTCATCTTGAAAAAAACCACAAGGTCAAATTATAGTTTGTTCTAACACAGAAGTTTCTCCTATAAGACAATGAGCTTTTAAAAATAATTTTGAAATATTATTTGAAGACTTTTTTGTTGATCAAAAAAAACATTATTGATTGCTGCAAATAAGTACAGAGTTCAAAAGTTCAATTTTAAAAAAAGATTTACTGCTTGGAAATAAAAATTATTTTATAAATAATCAAAATTATTTATTTTACTTAAATAATGAAATTAATAAATATAAAAGTATACTTTTAAAATTGAATAAAAAAAATCATAGCGAACAATATAAAAAGACTGTTAAAAAAATAAAATTAATAGAAGGTTATGTAAATGCAATTAATAAAATTAGCTAA
- the dnaG gene encoding DNA primase, translating into MLPKEVIDDIVAKTEIVSVVGERITLVKKGRNFWAVCPFHQDTSPSMSVSNEKRIYKCFSCQESGNVIEFVKKFDNISFNKAIEKIAKFINFDISQYQKKLSTIQNNLLSKIYKLNSEAMSFFKSGLATKDGKSAIEYLKSRNINLQQIDKFNIGYISKQSNLAQHLMDKGFELKDIIESGLGNYDENNKKIKNIFSDRIIFAITDEQNNVIGFSGRKIEDKSERPKYLNTKETEVFQKRKIAYNFLSASKNARIKKEIIILEGYMDVISMCGAGIDNVIALMGTSLSSFHIKLFKTIKDCEVKIFLDGDKPGVEASIKAASLLIANKIKTSIVYNITTNDPDELINQNKKDLVLKMISESIEPLEFVIKQLWKSTDSNNYDSIAKFISLVANFVLSANNQILYDKSLELIQDISKVSKPAIIEIFKSKRNFTTHSNKNESLDEPKNPIDKSFNKSVENKIRGYQNSENAILQELLKSNQHLNYIKKNISDIELKNQDSRHLIQKVLKIYENNIGISSKEMLNKLQSENSPQLNEIIESIINSLDFQMQYSDPLKRLDDAFIKIKERHNEEDIFEIKQQLNKKEITVLEREKLTNTLNARIAMRKKFKLNFLKQGEK; encoded by the coding sequence ATGTTGCCAAAAGAAGTTATTGATGATATTGTTGCAAAAACAGAAATTGTAAGTGTTGTTGGAGAGAGAATAACACTTGTGAAAAAAGGTCGAAACTTTTGAGCAGTATGCCCTTTTCACCAAGATACTAGTCCCTCAATGTCAGTTAGTAATGAAAAAAGGATTTACAAATGCTTTTCTTGCCAAGAAAGTGGTAACGTTATTGAGTTTGTTAAAAAATTTGATAATATTAGTTTTAACAAAGCAATTGAGAAAATTGCAAAATTCATAAATTTTGATATAAGTCAATATCAAAAAAAATTAAGCACCATTCAAAATAATCTTTTAAGCAAAATATATAAACTAAACTCTGAAGCTATGTCTTTTTTTAAATCAGGTTTAGCTACAAAAGATGGTAAATCAGCTATTGAATATCTAAAAAGCAGAAACATAAATCTTCAGCAAATAGACAAATTCAATATTGGATATATTTCAAAACAATCAAACTTAGCCCAACACCTGATGGATAAGGGATTTGAATTAAAAGATATTATTGAGTCTGGTTTGGGTAATTATGATGAAAATAATAAAAAAATAAAAAATATTTTTTCAGATCGAATTATTTTCGCAATAACAGATGAACAAAATAATGTGATTGGCTTTAGTGGTAGAAAAATTGAAGATAAGTCAGAAAGACCTAAATACTTAAACACTAAAGAAACTGAAGTTTTTCAAAAAAGAAAAATTGCTTATAACTTTTTATCCGCTAGCAAAAATGCCAGAATTAAAAAAGAAATAATAATTTTAGAAGGATATATGGATGTTATAAGTATGTGTGGTGCTGGTATTGATAATGTTATTGCATTAATGGGAACATCACTTTCAAGTTTTCACATTAAGTTATTCAAAACAATTAAAGATTGTGAAGTTAAAATATTTTTGGATGGTGATAAACCAGGTGTTGAAGCAAGTATAAAAGCTGCTAGTTTATTAATTGCAAATAAAATTAAAACATCAATAGTCTACAACATTACTACTAATGATCCTGATGAACTTATAAATCAAAATAAAAAAGATTTAGTTTTAAAAATGATAAGCGAATCAATTGAACCTTTAGAATTTGTAATTAAACAATTATGAAAATCAACTGATTCTAATAATTATGATTCTATTGCTAAATTTATTTCTTTGGTAGCTAATTTTGTTTTAAGTGCAAATAATCAAATACTTTATGATAAATCACTTGAGTTAATTCAAGATATATCTAAAGTTTCAAAGCCTGCTATAATTGAAATATTTAAGTCTAAAAGAAATTTTACAACTCATTCTAATAAAAATGAAAGTTTGGATGAACCAAAAAATCCAATTGATAAATCATTTAATAAAAGTGTTGAAAATAAGATAAGAGGATATCAAAATAGTGAAAATGCAATATTGCAAGAATTATTAAAAAGTAATCAGCATTTGAATTATATAAAGAAAAATATTTCAGATATTGAATTAAAAAATCAAGATAGTAGACATTTAATTCAAAAGGTTTTAAAAATATATGAAAACAATATAGGTATTTCTTCAAAAGAAATGTTGAATAAATTGCAAAGTGAAAATTCACCGCAGCTTAACGAAATAATTGAGTCAATAATTAATTCATTAGACTTTCAAATGCAATATTCAGATCCATTAAAAAGGTTAGATGATGCTTTTATTAAGATTAAAGAAAGACATAATGAAGAAGATATTTTTGAAATAAAACAACAATTGAACAAAAAAGAAATAACCGTTCTTGAAAGAGAAAAACTAACAAATACATTAAATGCAAGAATTGCAATGAGAAAAAAATTTAAATTAAATTTTTTAAAACAGGGAGAAAAATAA
- a CDS encoding sigma-70 family RNA polymerase sigma factor, producing the protein MKKYNDKAKLSSIKTIDEFLKYTIQWAKANNNEITSEEVQKEFSKIFVNASDNEYEKILEEVQKNGISFIDLEEDDIDLDEDLEKIALIEDIEDKTIEDDSDSVDDLIGERRGPGRRPKDSGNTKYRVGSISNETKIQDIIKTYFSAIGQTKILSKDQETVYAKLAKSNIPEEIKEGREMLITSNLKLVISVARKHLNRGLDFADLIEEGNIGLIKAVDKFDYLKGFKFSTYATWWIRQAITRAIADQARTIRIPVHMVETINKLARIERQLTQELGREPTFLEIAERMGGDITPEKVVEIKKIAVEPVSLEKPFGDEDDTHFGDFVEDKDMVSPSDFTEKEVLRNIFDKIFEEMPAREEKVIRMRYGIVPTKVRTLIRLAEESGDTTSEELKKDIAKFDIHLETPVEKIRTIQSKIIQEHLLKYEASKTLQEVGIELNVTRERIRQIENKTIRKLKQPTSNNKTGKVLKEFYKG; encoded by the coding sequence ATGAAAAAATATAATGACAAAGCTAAACTATCTTCAATAAAAACTATAGATGAGTTTTTAAAATATACAATTCAATGAGCCAAAGCAAATAATAATGAAATAACATCTGAAGAAGTTCAAAAAGAATTTAGTAAAATTTTTGTAAATGCTAGTGACAATGAGTATGAAAAAATATTAGAAGAAGTTCAAAAAAATGGAATTTCATTTATTGACCTTGAAGAAGATGATATTGATTTGGATGAAGATTTAGAAAAAATTGCTTTAATTGAAGATATCGAAGATAAAACAATAGAAGATGATTCTGATTCTGTAGATGATTTAATTGGTGAAAGAAGAGGTCCTGGAAGAAGACCTAAAGATTCAGGTAACACTAAGTATAGAGTCGGAAGTATTTCAAATGAAACTAAAATTCAAGATATTATTAAAACATACTTTTCAGCTATTGGACAGACAAAAATTTTAAGCAAAGATCAAGAGACTGTTTATGCTAAACTTGCAAAATCTAATATTCCTGAAGAAATTAAAGAAGGAAGAGAAATGTTGATTACTTCTAACTTGAAGTTGGTTATATCAGTTGCTAGAAAACATTTAAATAGAGGATTAGATTTTGCTGATTTAATAGAAGAAGGAAATATTGGTTTAATTAAGGCTGTTGATAAATTTGATTATTTAAAGGGTTTTAAATTTTCAACATATGCAACCTGATGAATTCGCCAAGCAATAACAAGAGCTATTGCGGATCAAGCAAGAACTATTAGAATACCAGTTCATATGGTTGAAACAATTAATAAACTTGCAAGAATTGAAAGACAACTAACTCAAGAATTAGGTAGAGAACCAACATTTTTAGAAATTGCTGAAAGAATGGGTGGAGATATTACTCCTGAAAAAGTTGTTGAAATTAAAAAAATAGCAGTAGAACCTGTAAGTTTAGAAAAACCATTTGGCGATGAAGACGATACTCATTTTGGTGATTTTGTTGAAGATAAAGACATGGTTTCACCTTCTGACTTTACTGAAAAGGAGGTATTAAGAAATATTTTTGACAAAATATTTGAAGAAATGCCAGCAAGAGAAGAAAAAGTTATAAGAATGAGATATGGGATTGTACCAACAAAAGTTAGAACTTTGATAAGACTTGCTGAAGAAAGTGGCGATACAACTTCTGAAGAATTAAAAAAAGATATTGCAAAATTTGATATTCATTTAGAAACCCCTGTAGAAAAAATCAGAACAATTCAATCTAAAATCATTCAAGAGCATTTATTAAAATACGAAGCTTCAAAAACATTACAAGAAGTTGGTATTGAATTAAATGTTACAAGAGAAAGAATTAGACAAATAGAAAATAAAACAATTAGAAAATTAAAACAACCAACATCAAATAATAAGACTGGAAAAGTTTTAAAAGAATTTTATAAAGGATAA
- a CDS encoding glycine--tRNA ligase — MDELINHLKSQGFIFQGSEIYGGLANSWDYGPLGVELKNKLKKAWWDHFVRNNPLNVGLDSSIILNPKVWQASGHIDGFNDPLIDCKNCHSRWRADKLIEEFDSSINSGIMNEKDIKDFIYKNQIKCPKCGSCDYTEIRKFALMFKTNQGVLEDSASSVYLRPETAQGIFINFKNIQRSLRKKLPFGVGQIGKSFRNEITPGNFIFRTREFEQMELEFFFNENDENDWYKYWVNEVDWFLQNVIKIKKENYRIREHEQDELAHYSKATSDIEFKFPFGWGELWGIAHRGNFDLTVHKELSKEDLTYLNPIDNTKIIPSVIEPSVGVERLILALLCQAYEEEKIDESNSRIVMKLPNNIVPYQIAIMPLQKQQSEEANKLFKDLIVDFDATYDETGNIGKRYRRQDAIGTPLVITCDFDSQEDNSVTVRFRDSMKQERVSKDKLKDFLKFNLA; from the coding sequence ATGGACGAATTAATTAATCATCTTAAAAGTCAAGGCTTTATTTTTCAAGGATCTGAAATATACGGAGGGCTTGCTAATTCATGAGATTATGGTCCGTTGGGTGTTGAATTAAAAAATAAGTTAAAAAAAGCTTGATGAGATCATTTTGTAAGAAATAATCCTTTAAATGTTGGTTTAGATAGTTCTATTATATTGAATCCAAAAGTTTGGCAAGCCAGTGGTCATATTGATGGGTTTAATGATCCATTAATTGACTGCAAAAACTGTCACAGTAGATGAAGAGCGGATAAATTAATTGAAGAGTTTGATTCAAGTATTAATTCAGGTATCATGAATGAAAAAGATATTAAAGATTTTATTTATAAAAATCAAATAAAATGCCCTAAGTGTGGTTCATGTGATTATACTGAAATTAGAAAATTTGCTTTGATGTTCAAAACAAATCAAGGCGTGCTAGAAGATTCTGCATCATCTGTTTATTTAAGACCAGAAACTGCTCAAGGTATTTTTATAAACTTTAAAAATATTCAAAGATCTTTAAGAAAAAAATTACCTTTTGGAGTTGGACAAATTGGTAAATCTTTTAGAAATGAAATTACACCGGGAAACTTTATATTTAGAACCAGAGAGTTTGAACAAATGGAGTTAGAATTCTTTTTTAATGAAAATGATGAAAATGATTGATATAAGTATTGAGTTAATGAAGTGGATTGATTTTTGCAAAATGTTATTAAAATTAAAAAAGAAAATTATAGAATTAGAGAACACGAACAAGATGAGTTAGCACATTATTCAAAAGCGACAAGCGACATTGAATTTAAATTTCCGTTTGGTTGAGGTGAACTTTGGGGTATTGCTCATAGAGGAAATTTTGATTTGACAGTTCACAAAGAATTGTCAAAAGAAGATTTGACTTATTTAAATCCTATAGATAATACAAAAATTATACCAAGTGTTATTGAGCCTTCAGTTGGAGTTGAAAGATTAATACTGGCTTTATTATGTCAAGCATATGAAGAAGAAAAAATCGATGAAAGTAATTCTAGAATAGTGATGAAATTACCTAATAATATTGTTCCTTATCAAATTGCTATCATGCCATTACAAAAACAACAATCAGAAGAAGCAAATAAATTATTTAAAGATCTAATTGTTGATTTTGATGCTACTTATGATGAAACTGGAAATATTGGTAAAAGGTATAGAAGACAAGATGCTATAGGAACTCCTTTGGTTATTACTTGTGATTTCGACTCACAAGAAGATAACAGTGTAACTGTAAGATTTAGAGATTCTATGAAACAAGAAAGAGTCTCAAAAGATAAGTTAAAAGATTTTTTGAAATTTAATTTAGCTTAA